A DNA window from Solanum lycopersicum chromosome 3, SLM_r2.1 contains the following coding sequences:
- the LOC101243878 gene encoding uncharacterized protein — translation MKKKQEPHQDEEHDVEILKAVAQAWHGHSSSRGTTAEFDAHRHNFKNKPSRFKLEAMNKATSREYDGTISRWDFSQSLWDSYEILNVSKKLETGLMLDHPLDGSIRIGQKRKESKNSLRNLLNRVSSRRYNDADSTLDKDG, via the coding sequence ATGAAGAAAAAGCAGGAGCCTCATCAAGATGAAGAACATGATGTTGAAATCCTCAAGGCTGTGGCACAAGCCTGGCATGGACACTCGAGCAGCCGTGGAACTACTGCTGAATTCGACGCCCACCGCCACAATTTCAAGAATAAGCCATCAAGATTCAAGCTTGAAGCTATGAACAAGGCAACCTCCAGAGAATATGATGGAACAATTAGTAGATGGGATTTCAGCCAGTCTCTTTGGGATTCTTATGAGATACTCAATGTGTCCAAAAAGTTAGAAACTGGGCTAATGCTGGACCATCCATTGGATGGGTCTATCCGAATTGGACAGAAGAGGAAAGAGAGTAAGAATAGCTTAAGAAATTTGCTCAATAGGGTGTCTTCAAGAAGATATAATGATGCTGATTCAACACTAGACAAGGATGGTTAA